Part of the Myxococcales bacterium genome, GTGAGTGACCCGTCCCCTGGATTCGAGGCTGGGGAGCAGCCGCTTCCAAATGTCGAGGGTGTCGACCAGGCCGTGCAGGCACGTGAAATGCCGCTCACCTTGACCTTGTGACAGAACATTGATCGAGTGATCTCCAAGGGAGACGAGTTTTGCGTCGCTCATGCGTTGTTCCTCTTAGTCGATCGAATCATTGCCGGAGTCGGTGCTGGTAGTGGTACTTGTCTCCGTGCTCGTCTCGGGGTTGGAGTTGGCGTTGGTGTACGGGCTGGCGTCTGTCAGAAACTCCGGACGCAGGGTTCCGGCCAGGAAGAGACGCTTGAGTTCTGCAGCGAAGCGATCGGTGTCGGCACGCGTGCTCCCTTTGCCTTGGGAGTGTTGGGGTGCCATGACGCTCCACATCAGAGCTGACGACATGCCGATCAGTCCGAGCATCTCTCCATCGATACCGGGCAGACTGCGGGAACTCTTGGCCATGCGTTGCACGGATCCGATGTAGTCCCCCCAACCTTCTTTGGGTCGGTTCTGATCCATCAAGAGGTGGAACATCCAGAGGCGTCCGATGTCGGGATGCTCCTGGAAGTAGTGCACGAAGAAGTTGATCTGCTCCCCCAGGTTGCGAGGTTCTTGCATCATCTGGCGAAGGTCATCGGCAAACAGCTCGGCGACGGCCTGGGTGAGTTCGTGGCGATTGCGAAAGTGCTGATAGGCGGTGCTGCGGTTCAGGCCCGCGCGCTTGGCAACCTCGACGATGGTCAGGGCCTCGGGGCCCCGCTCGGCAAAGAGTTCGCGGGCGGCGGCCAATAGCGTTTTGCGGGAGGCCTTGGCGTCGCTCCGTTGGGCGCGCTCTCGGGAGTTCGCTTTGCGATCCGCAACAGGGGCTTCCTCCCCGGGGGTGGGCCGGCTCGTCATTTCATTGTTCTCCGACTCCGCTTCTCATTCCCAGCTTCCGGGCAGCTATCTCCGACAAGGATGTTGCACCTACTAAGCCCGACATGTATGTTGGACTTAATGTAGCGCGCCTTCTAGAGAGCACCAGAGGCGGGAATCGAGGTTGTGAGATCCGCTTTGACTAAAGAGAGGGCCCGAGCAGTGCGCCGAATGGTGGCGGCAGAGCGGCTCTTGCCAGCTGCTCGATTCAGACTCGATCCCGTGCAATGAGTGGATCGTTAGGCGATAGGCAAACAGATAAATAGAAGGAGGGAGATCCATGACTCTGCCCAAGACCAGTTTCGCGATGGTCCAAACCGCGCCCCGCAAACTCGAAGCGATGGACATCCCGATGCCTGACATCTCCGATGACGCTGGCATCATGCGAATCGATGCATGCGGGATTTGCGGCAGCGACTATGAGCAGTTCGAGGGCGTGCTTCGGACTCCAATGCCCGTGATTCCCGGACATGAGCCCCTGGGAACCGTGGTCGCCATAGGCGATCGAGCCGCCAAGCGTTGGGGAGTGGACGTCGGTGATCGTATCGCGGTAGAGACGATGCTTGCTTGTCATCACTGTGGTCCGTGCATGGGCGGTTCTTATCATTTATGTGACACCCGTCGGATCTATTCCTACATCCCTCTGTCCGTCGATCCGGGGCTCTGGGGCTCGTACTCTCAGTACATGTATCTCGATCCGAATGCGGTGATCCACAAGGTCGATGCCACTCTGCCTCCAGAGATCGCAGTGATGTTCAATCCCCTGGGTGCCGGCTTTCGTTGGGCGGTTGAAATTCCCAAGACGGGTCCCGGCGATACCGTGGTCATCATGGGGCCGGGCCAGCGCGGGCTCGGGAGCGTGCTGGCTTGCCGGGAAGCCGGCGCAGACAAGATCATTGTGACGGGGCTTGCGGCCGATGCAGACAAGCTCGAGATTGCAAAGAAATTCGGCGCAGACGTCACGATCGACGTCGAAAACGAAAACCCCCGGGACATTATCAAGGAACACACGAATGGCAGGGGGGCAGACGTCGTCGTGGACGTGTCGAGCTACGCCACCCAGCCCGTCGTGCAGGCGATCGACTTTGCGCGCCTGGGCGGAACCATCGTGTTGGCGGGGATGAAGGGCTTCAAAGAGATCCCGGGGTTCATTTCCGACAAGGTCGTGCTCAAAGAACTCACCATCAAGGGGGCGATTGGGGTAACGCGCACTGGCTATGCGAGTGCCATTCGACTGCTCGAGAAGCGAAGCTACCCCTTCGAGATCATGCATACCCACGATTTCAAACTCCAGGACGCAGAGTTGGCCATCAAGACATTGGCTCGCGAGATTGCCGGAGACGAATCGATTCACTCATGTCTGATTCCAGAGTTCTAGCCCAGGATCTGTAGTCACTACCCGAAAGGAAATCAAGAATGGACGAAATCAAGAGCTGGGTCGAGGAGTCGCCCTACAGCAAATTTCTGGGGCTCAAGCTGGATCACATCGACGATTCGAGCGCCCGCTTGCTGCTCCCCTATCAGGACGAGAACTCGAATCCCGGCAAAGCGCTGCACGGAGGTTGCATGGCTTCGGTGGGGGCGATCGCCGGCCACGCCATCGCACGGGCGGCACTGGGAAACGAAGCGGGTCCATTGCATACAGCACAAATGCAGGTCAGCTACCTGGCCGCCGCAATTGGAGAGGACGTGACCGCCGAGGCGCGCTTGCTTCGTCGGGGTCGCGAACTCTGCTTTGTGGCGATCGACGTGAAGACCCAAGAAGGCAAGCCGATTGCGAGCATTACCACGACCGTGCGCGGGCGCTTTTCGAAACCCGAACCCGGCTACCCTGTTTCGGCAGGTGATCACGGCGAGTCGGACCCGGGTGTAATGGGGCCGCACATCCAATCGGTGCCCTTCATTGGAAACCGCCTGATCCTGGTCGAGCACATGACTGGAGGCACTTCTCGCCTGACGATGCCGCTGCATGAAAACAATTGCGACGTCGGCGGGGGAATGCACGAAGGCGCGGTGCTCGCGCTCTTGGACACCACCGGCGCGATGGCGTCCTGGGCAGAGTCGGGACCCGGCAGGTTCAAGGCTTCGACCGCCTCGATGCAGATGCAAATCCTCGACCCGGCTCCGAAGGGCGATTTGATCGCCTACGGTCGCTGTGTCCAGAACGACGACGAAATTTATTGGTCTGATGTCGAGGTTGCGAGTGTGGCGGACGGAAAAGTCACGGCCCGAGGCACGGTGCTCTATCGCATCGTGCAGTAGGCTTCGAATCGCAGTACTTCTTCAACCATCCCAAACCCCCAGGACAAAACAAAAATGGCAATCAATCCCGATTCACTCGGCATGAAAGGATCCCCGACGGAGCGTTCGTGGGACTCGAACGAAGCGCTTCTCTATGCCCTCGGCGTCGGAGCCGGTGTGGACGAACTCGTATTTACAACAGAGAACACCAAAGACACGCCCCAGCGCGTATTGCCCACCATGGCCGTCATCATCGGCATGGGGGGACTGCCCTTCGACAAGCTCGGCTCCTTCAATCCCGCAATGTTGCTCCACGGCGCACAGAAGATCGAACTTCTGAGCGAAATCCCCGTATCGGGAACCGTCTCGACAGTGGGTGAGATTGGGGCGATCTGGGACAAAGGCAAAGCCGCTTCGGTGGACCTGGTGTGCGAATCCACCGACAAGGCATCTGGCGAAGTTCTGATCAGGACGACGATGACGGCCTTCATTCGCGGCGAAGGCGGATGGGGGGGCGAGCGCGGTCCAAAGTCGACCTTTGAAATTCCGGATCGAAAGCCCGACCACGAGCTGCGCTACGAAACGCGCATCGACCAGCCGCTGATCTATCGTCTGTCTGGAGATCGCAATCCCCTCCACTCGGATCCTTCATTCGCAAAGATGGGCGGCTTCGATCGTCCAATTCTCCACGGTCTGTGCACCTACGGATTTACGGGTCGCGCTCTACTTCACTCGATCTGTGGATCGGATCCGGCGCGCTTCAAGTCCATGGAAGGTCGATTCTCAACCCCTGTGATGCCCGGTGATGATCTCAACATCGCGATGTGGATTGATGGCAATCAATGCCTCTTCCAGACCAAGAATCAAGATGGCGCCGTGGTGTTGGATCAGGGTGTGCTGATTTTTGAGTAGTCGTTGTTCTTGTTGTTCTTGTTCCTGTTGAGTGGGTGCTCGGTCTCGAGGTGTTCGACCGGGCCTTATCGGTGCGACGTTTGCCCACCACGCGGCGCAATTCGGTAAGGCCTGGCCCCGTATACCCACCCGGATGCTGGAGAAAAGCGAAACTGTGACTCGGGGATTGATCATCAGTGGTGCGCGCCAGCGCACACGCGAAGAGATGTTTGCTCGGGCCAATCGCGTCGCGGGCGGATTCGACGCCATGGGCGTAGGGCCCGGCGATTCCGTAGCGATCATGCTGCGCAACGACTTTCCCTTTCTCGAAGCCAGCTTCGCGGTGGGCCGTTTGGGAGCCCATGCTGTTCCCATCAATTGGCATTTTCTCGCAGATGAAGCCAGACACATCTTGATCGATGCGGGGGTGAAGGCGCTCGTGATTCACGCCGATCTGCTCCCTCAGGGGGCATAGGTGATTCAAGAGGGGTTTCACATCACACCGCCAAGTAGCGGACCGCCAATTGGCCCAGATTCCTATGCGATTTGGCCGATGCGGGGCCTGATGTTGCCGTACCATGAGTGGTTGAGTGGGCGAGATCGAGAAGGGAAAAGACCATTAATTCCGCGTCGCACCGATATTGAGGACGCACAGGCACCCCAAGCGCGATCGAACTCGATTCGCAGCTGCGATCGATCGATATTTTCAGACCAAGATATTTGCATTGTCTACCCGGCCCCGCCCACTGCCCCACGGGACAAGCAAGAATTGGTGTCAATATTGGTGTCAAAGCCAACAAACGAAAAGAGCCCCACCGCGTAACTATGCGATGAGGCTCTTGTTTCTTGGAGCACGAGACCAGATTCGAACTGGCGACCCTCACGTTGGCAACGTGAATCTTTCCGCGAAATTGCTCTATTTTTCGCCTAGATGGTGGAATAGAGGTGAATCTAGCGAGTTTGGTCACGCTTTAGTCACGTTCTCGCGGCGCTAGAAATCCGCACTATCGCGGCCTCAGATTCCTCCGGGGAGAGCCCCTTCTTCACCATCACAATATCTCGAAGGCGTGGAGTCTCCCCCAGACCTCGCGCTTGGGCGCCGACCTGACGTGGCGGACGGCTCGAACCAGCATGTTTTCGCCCCGCCTTTAGCACCTCTGACCCCCAGCTTCGGAGGCTGGTCGAGGGGTGTTCAGCATTGACCGATATCGTGCGAAATCAATAGGTTACGATCCAGCATTGACCGCCACTGGACACCCCTATTCGATCCGCGTTGCTACAGTGGTTGCTACAGTGGCACCAACGCCCTGGCCCACCGACGCACCCTCGGCGTCACCGTGAGGGCCCGCCGCTCGAACGCCCTGGTCGACGTCGGGGCTGGGGAGATTCGGACCTCGGGGACGCTGTTTGAGATGTGAAGCGATTTGAATGTCACAGGATGCACGCAGAACTGACCTGCAACCTACTGACAAAGCTACCCGACAGTCGCACAGAGAAGTTCCAAGCTCGTCTCCAATTTGTACACTTGTTCATCGATGGAGTCGATGTCGACAATATCCCAGGATTCCGAAAGTGCCTCGGAACGCTGCCAGCCAAGCTCTTTTAGTTGAACCTCGGCGGCGGCAACCAATGCATGCATCGAGCCTCTAACTTCAGTTGCTTCGGGTCCGTTCAAATCCAGGATTTCAACGGCGCGTTCTCCGCGCTTGCTGTTCCGACGGACCTCTACCACCTCGCCTTTGTACCCGAGATGCTCGAACATTATGTCGTCACACGGGTTGGGGATTCGAATTTGATCATCCCAATAGTCACTCTTAAAACTATTGCATCGGTTGCAGCAATAGAAGAGGTTTGAATAGTCAAATTCAAGCAACCGGAAGTGCTCTTTGGGCTTGTAGTGATCTACGCCGAAGCCACTGGGGTCGAAGCCGTCCGGCTTGCGGCAATAGACGCACTGACGGCCGAACTCATTTCGAAGGTACGGCTTGAAGCTCCGATTGGTTTTGTACATTGGCGGGGACTGGGAGCGTCGATGTCGCGTCTTCGGATACTTGAACGGGTTCAATCAGTCGCCGCGCTACGATATTTTCGATCTCGTTCCTCAATTTGCCTTTTTGATGTCTCGATATCCTCCGCAAACTTCTCCATTGCATCGACTTCTAGGCCGGTTGCACTTGGCACGAGCTTACGAATTCTCTCAGTCAGAATTAACAGACGAGCATCTTCCTCTGTGGACAACTCGTTTAAGGAGAACGAGTTGGCGACGTGTTTTCTGGCGAGAAGCTGGACTCGGTCTCGAGACGTACGCGCTTCCCGTGAGTTGCTAACCAAGTACTCGTCATCATCAATGCCCATTTCAAGTGTGGATGTGCCTGCTATCACAGACGGGCTAAGCAAACCGTGAATGGGCGTTTCGTTGGGCGGCGGAACCAATTGAGGCCACGTCATCTGGCCTTGCGTCCCTTCACTTGCCGCAGTCCGATGGTGATCGGGGTACAGGTCTAACCGTGTCGGCTGGTTCGTAGGCTCTTCCCCAGCAAGCAGTGTAGTTTCCGGTGCCGCCATCTTTAGCGCTCCTCGTTCTTTGGACTGGGTTTACCTAGCGACTCGATAGCTTCATGACCCAAGCACCAATGAAAGAACTGAAAGTTCTTCTCGTTGAAGATGCTCACCAGTTCGATCGTATCGTCAACTGAAACATTCTCCGTGTACCAGTCAAAGTCTAGTTCGTAGCACGTCGATTTGTCAGGATTTGGCTTCATCCCATGACGAAAGGAATATCCACCCACTTCAGTCCGACCTCTAACGGTGTTTTCAGATGGTCCTATCAAACCGTAGACACCATCGATCAACGGGGCGATTAGATCCCGGTTGATCAATTCACCGAGCTCGCTCCAATCCGTACTTTCCGGTATCGGAATTTGATTGACATAGCGTAGCCCCACGCGGGTAAAGAAGTCGGTGTCAAGTTCCGGCACCGCGCGGTCGATTAGGAACTGGAGTCGCTCCCGGAATTTCTCGAAATTCTGGTAGTTGGTTGTCACGAGCACGATCGAATGTGAGCTGAGGCCAACAATCCAATCTTTCCTTTTGGAAACGAATCGGTGTATCTTCGATCGGTCAACTCCAGCGGGACCAATATCAAGCGAAGCCCCGATCTCGTAGATTGGATACTCCTTCCGAAGAGCTTGCTGAATCTTTATCGGTGGATCGGAATCGAGCTTCAGCAAAGCCGGGAACCGGAGTTCGCAGGCCGCGGTCCGTATAAAGTTTCTTTCGAACTGCACTCGCTCTACACTTGGAAGATTCAGCATTGGCATTTCTGTCATCAGCGAAATCCTCTCCGGCCTTAGCGAACCAAAATATACAACGAATGACTCGTCGCGATATCCCCCCGGGGTAGGGGTTATACGGCTGGAGGCAGCGCGGAGTCGAGTCAATTCATCGGAGGATGCACCAATACTCTGAACCTAACACTGCGCAATTCGAGGGGGATAGTCCGAGTGCTCGGCGTCGTGCGACTCATGTTGGTCTCTTTTCTACCCCCCCGGCCCGCGCGAACGCTCTAGCACCTGGGCGAAGATCACACCGATACCTCCGCCCCCTTCTCGTGCTCCGGCACCTGATAGTTCGAGGGGCCGTTGGCGGGTGTCGGGTTCGCGCTGGCCTCGAGGGCGATCGATTCAATCGGTTCCATGGTCTTCCCCTTTGATGGTTGGGAAGGACGTCACTTCTTGCGACGGGCCAGAAACCGGAGCGCCAGAGTCCGAAGGAAGGTTGAGACAGGCACATCACCGGCGGCGGCTTCGAAGTGCCGTAACTCGCGCACCGAGAATCTGACGCTGATGGACTGGCTCCTCCTCGCCTCGGGAGGCCCCGGTTTTCTGCCCGCCCCCTTGCGAGCGCCGCCCTTTTTCGATTTAGCCGCCATCCTACACTCTCCTATGAATCTTGCAAGACACTATTCATTGAGGTCTCTCAAGGCATTCTACCGCGAGGTCGGTTCGTGTACTGTATGCTCTAGCTTGAATCACGCTCCGGCCGTCGGCTCACAGAGAATCGAAATGCTTCTGACCGGAGTGAATAGACCGAAAAATCAGGTCCTCAATTTGTACACCCGAGAGGCCGGCTACTCCGAGAGCGATCTTATCCACTTCGCATATGGGCATCTGGAATCCGCGGGCTGCCTCTTTCGCTGTGGACATGTTGGCTACGACTCCGCCGCGTACCTTGGCCATCTCGGTATTGAACTCCTTTTGAAGGCATTGCTTCTCTATCGCACAAATAAGTTCCCGAATTGTCACGACTTAAACAAACTTCGCAACCTTCTAGAGGCTGCCGACTGCGAAATCACATTCTCAAGTGAGGGCGTCGCCGTCCTCGAGAAAGTGAATAGGTTCTACTCTCTTCGGTATCCAGCGGGTGGGCCCTCCGAGCCGTTCCTGGCGGAAGACCTGGTTGCGCTCGAGGCTCTTGCCAGGCAACTCGTCAACACTCTCCCACTCGAGCTTCAGCAGGAATACGCACCCCAGGTAAGAAAGGGCGGGCGTGATTTGCTTCGCAAGTCCATCGACTAGCGAAGCTTCGTTTTCCAGGAACACAATCAACTCTTTCACGCCCCCGCCCGCCCCACCGGCCTGAGGGCGAATCGGCTCTGGAGCGAGCGATCATATTTCCCCCGGGCCAGGCCCTGGTCGCCGTCGAGGGTGCGGAGATTCGGGCTTCGGGGACGCTGTTTGAGGGGTGAGAACTACCCCGAGCCGTGTCGCATTGCTACAATAGACGAAAGAGGAGTGTGTATAGGTACAGAGGACAACTCAACAGAAGAGGAGTGGTAATGGCCACAGGTATTCGCTCAAGGACTTTCTGTTTTCTTGCTGGCATCGCAATATGCGTGGTTGCACCCTGCATCGCACGGTCGGGCCCGGCACTCTACACCAGTGAAATTCAACTCCGCTTATGGGAGCGTCAGGTTCCCTACGGTACTTCTATTATGAACCCTCCGGTCATGGGCAACTCGCCGTCGGGCAACTTAGCGAGCCTTTCCGGCCAAGGACCCGCAGGGTTTACGCTGCCGGCCGGGCAAATCACCCTGATGACGTCCCTG contains:
- a CDS encoding TetR/AcrR family transcriptional regulator, which translates into the protein MTSRPTPGEEAPVADRKANSRERAQRSDAKASRKTLLAAARELFAERGPEALTIVEVAKRAGLNRSTAYQHFRNRHELTQAVAELFADDLRQMMQEPRNLGEQINFFVHYFQEHPDIGRLWMFHLLMDQNRPKEGWGDYIGSVQRMAKSSRSLPGIDGEMLGLIGMSSALMWSVMAPQHSQGKGSTRADTDRFAAELKRLFLAGTLRPEFLTDASPYTNANSNPETSTETSTTTSTDSGNDSID
- a CDS encoding alcohol dehydrogenase catalytic domain-containing protein: MTLPKTSFAMVQTAPRKLEAMDIPMPDISDDAGIMRIDACGICGSDYEQFEGVLRTPMPVIPGHEPLGTVVAIGDRAAKRWGVDVGDRIAVETMLACHHCGPCMGGSYHLCDTRRIYSYIPLSVDPGLWGSYSQYMYLDPNAVIHKVDATLPPEIAVMFNPLGAGFRWAVEIPKTGPGDTVVIMGPGQRGLGSVLACREAGADKIIVTGLAADADKLEIAKKFGADVTIDVENENPRDIIKEHTNGRGADVVVDVSSYATQPVVQAIDFARLGGTIVLAGMKGFKEIPGFISDKVVLKELTIKGAIGVTRTGYASAIRLLEKRSYPFEIMHTHDFKLQDAELAIKTLAREIAGDESIHSCLIPEF
- a CDS encoding PaaI family thioesterase, translating into MDEIKSWVEESPYSKFLGLKLDHIDDSSARLLLPYQDENSNPGKALHGGCMASVGAIAGHAIARAALGNEAGPLHTAQMQVSYLAAAIGEDVTAEARLLRRGRELCFVAIDVKTQEGKPIASITTTVRGRFSKPEPGYPVSAGDHGESDPGVMGPHIQSVPFIGNRLILVEHMTGGTSRLTMPLHENNCDVGGGMHEGAVLALLDTTGAMASWAESGPGRFKASTASMQMQILDPAPKGDLIAYGRCVQNDDEIYWSDVEVASVADGKVTARGTVLYRIVQ
- a CDS encoding enoyl-CoA hydratase, producing MAINPDSLGMKGSPTERSWDSNEALLYALGVGAGVDELVFTTENTKDTPQRVLPTMAVIIGMGGLPFDKLGSFNPAMLLHGAQKIELLSEIPVSGTVSTVGEIGAIWDKGKAASVDLVCESTDKASGEVLIRTTMTAFIRGEGGWGGERGPKSTFEIPDRKPDHELRYETRIDQPLIYRLSGDRNPLHSDPSFAKMGGFDRPILHGLCTYGFTGRALLHSICGSDPARFKSMEGRFSTPVMPGDDLNIAMWIDGNQCLFQTKNQDGAVVLDQGVLIFE
- a CDS encoding AMP-binding protein, with translation MTRGLIISGARQRTREEMFARANRVAGGFDAMGVGPGDSVAIMLRNDFPFLEASFAVGRLGAHAVPINWHFLADEARHILIDAGVKALVIHADLLPQGA
- a CDS encoding TIGR04255 family protein; protein product: MTEMPMLNLPSVERVQFERNFIRTAACELRFPALLKLDSDPPIKIQQALRKEYPIYEIGASLDIGPAGVDRSKIHRFVSKRKDWIVGLSSHSIVLVTTNYQNFEKFRERLQFLIDRAVPELDTDFFTRVGLRYVNQIPIPESTDWSELGELINRDLIAPLIDGVYGLIGPSENTVRGRTEVGGYSFRHGMKPNPDKSTCYELDFDWYTENVSVDDTIELVSIFNEKNFQFFHWCLGHEAIESLGKPSPKNEER
- a CDS encoding HEPN domain-containing protein: MLLTGVNRPKNQVLNLYTREAGYSESDLIHFAYGHLESAGCLFRCGHVGYDSAAYLGHLGIELLLKALLLYRTNKFPNCHDLNKLRNLLEAADCEITFSSEGVAVLEKVNRFYSLRYPAGGPSEPFLAEDLVALEALARQLVNTLPLELQQEYAPQVRKGGRDLLRKSID